From Haloarcula sp. CBA1127, a single genomic window includes:
- a CDS encoding extracellular solute-binding protein — protein sequence MSKWNPLDAEDDPPDGERTDGGVTEGRDGNELETEPPSAGALQKDTETENDPEQAELEARCEQLAAELEQERAEREALETAVDRLTSVARANADGDLTAKPGQPPAEAAEPLYDAYGELLREWTDTVDRMASFSDQVTAATEQVDTRLGSVKSASRDVSGAVGEISTGSDEQRDEIQSISDEMRNLSATIEEIASAANEVADTSGEASVRGESALESASSAMTTLDRLTDNAEATVDKVERLNDLLSDIEEIVGFITDVADQTNMLALNANIEAARAGESGDGFAVVAEEVKSLATETKEATDEIAASIQEVHEQADTTVSEMYDTRESVEDTRSSVASALDELDSVVSMVEEVDSSVQEIDDATDTQADSTQEVVSMVDDVEDISARTAEEAAIAADAAADQTTELAEVSTRVSTLTERAESLDASMDSFELATGSAAANTDGTVVEFWHAMGGEKALLLEELVREFESQTEGINLTLRSKGSYRGTLDATLNAAENGDPPAIAQIFEIGTTRARDSGHFTPVEELLPATHIDSLLDPVTNYYRFDGTLHSLPFNASNPVMAYNRDAFKQAGLDPDSPPETLADVRSAAAQLVNRGGVDTGITFANYSWFVEQWFAEADQLLVDKNNGRSGAPTESYLDGEFAHNLFDWWQGLEADGLYHDPGIEARGAARTHFAEENAAMLIGSTSSLNSIESSADFDVGTGRFPVLNDRTGVLVGGASLWVGDAVSEAVHDAVGEFLTWLTEPAQQRRWHQETGYFPVHADAIPQLRSVDWFEQNPHYRTAFDQLIDTRDTTATRGAQIGLFDTVRTIIEDAVDSMDGPDSVPAALDRLDTQVTKQLERYDSDR from the coding sequence ATGAGTAAATGGAACCCACTTGATGCAGAAGACGACCCGCCTGATGGAGAACGTACCGACGGCGGCGTCACAGAGGGACGGGATGGAAACGAATTGGAGACTGAGCCGCCGTCGGCAGGAGCCCTCCAGAAGGACACAGAGACCGAAAACGACCCTGAACAGGCGGAGCTGGAAGCACGATGTGAACAACTGGCGGCGGAACTCGAACAGGAGCGGGCGGAACGTGAAGCGCTCGAAACCGCTGTCGACCGTCTCACTTCTGTTGCTAGGGCGAACGCCGACGGCGACCTCACTGCGAAACCGGGGCAGCCACCAGCGGAGGCAGCTGAGCCGCTGTACGACGCATACGGTGAACTGCTCCGGGAATGGACCGACACTGTCGACCGGATGGCATCGTTCAGCGACCAGGTGACCGCCGCGACGGAACAGGTCGACACCCGCCTCGGGTCGGTCAAGTCCGCCAGTCGGGACGTGAGCGGCGCTGTCGGGGAGATTTCGACCGGTTCGGACGAGCAACGCGACGAGATACAGTCGATCTCCGACGAGATGCGGAACCTCTCGGCGACGATAGAGGAGATAGCGAGCGCCGCAAACGAGGTCGCGGACACGTCGGGCGAAGCCAGCGTTCGAGGCGAATCCGCACTGGAGTCGGCGTCTTCGGCGATGACGACGCTCGACCGATTGACCGACAACGCCGAAGCGACCGTCGACAAGGTTGAGCGGCTGAACGACCTGCTGTCGGACATCGAGGAGATTGTGGGTTTCATCACGGATGTCGCGGACCAGACCAATATGCTGGCACTGAACGCCAACATCGAAGCGGCCCGAGCAGGCGAATCCGGCGACGGGTTCGCCGTCGTGGCCGAGGAGGTCAAATCGCTCGCGACCGAGACGAAGGAGGCGACCGACGAGATCGCAGCCTCCATTCAGGAGGTCCACGAACAGGCCGACACGACGGTTTCGGAGATGTACGATACGCGGGAGAGTGTCGAAGACACCCGCTCGTCAGTCGCCAGCGCGCTCGACGAACTGGATTCTGTCGTGTCGATGGTCGAAGAGGTCGATTCGAGCGTCCAGGAGATCGACGATGCGACGGATACGCAGGCCGATTCCACGCAAGAAGTCGTGTCGATGGTCGACGACGTCGAGGACATCAGCGCCCGGACAGCCGAAGAGGCGGCTATCGCCGCCGACGCCGCAGCGGACCAGACGACGGAACTCGCGGAGGTTTCGACGCGGGTCTCGACGCTCACCGAGCGGGCCGAATCACTGGACGCGTCGATGGATTCTTTCGAACTTGCGACCGGTTCGGCGGCGGCGAACACGGACGGAACCGTCGTCGAGTTCTGGCACGCAATGGGCGGTGAGAAAGCGTTACTCCTTGAAGAACTCGTCCGCGAGTTCGAATCACAGACCGAGGGTATCAATCTCACACTGCGGTCGAAAGGGAGCTACCGCGGGACCCTCGATGCAACGTTGAACGCCGCCGAAAACGGCGACCCGCCCGCGATCGCACAGATCTTCGAGATCGGCACTACGCGTGCGCGCGACAGTGGACACTTTACGCCCGTCGAGGAACTCCTCCCCGCAACCCATATCGACTCGCTGCTTGACCCGGTCACGAACTACTACCGGTTCGACGGGACGCTCCACTCGCTGCCGTTCAACGCGTCGAATCCAGTGATGGCGTACAACCGCGATGCGTTCAAACAGGCTGGACTTGACCCTGATTCGCCGCCAGAAACTCTCGCTGACGTTCGGAGCGCGGCTGCGCAGCTCGTCAACAGGGGCGGCGTGGATACCGGTATCACATTCGCGAACTACTCATGGTTCGTCGAGCAGTGGTTTGCCGAGGCCGACCAACTCCTCGTAGACAAGAACAACGGGCGGTCCGGGGCACCGACGGAGAGCTATCTCGATGGCGAGTTCGCCCACAACTTATTCGACTGGTGGCAGGGCCTCGAAGCGGACGGCCTGTACCACGACCCCGGTATTGAGGCCAGAGGGGCGGCTCGAACCCATTTCGCTGAGGAGAACGCCGCGATGCTGATCGGCTCGACATCGTCGCTGAACAGCATCGAAAGCAGTGCCGATTTCGATGTCGGGACCGGCCGGTTCCCCGTGCTCAACGACCGGACCGGCGTACTCGTCGGCGGCGCATCCCTCTGGGTCGGCGATGCCGTTTCCGAGGCCGTACACGACGCTGTCGGCGAATTCCTCACCTGGCTCACCGAACCGGCCCAGCAGCGCCGCTGGCACCAGGAAACCGGATACTTCCCAGTCCACGCCGATGCGATTCCACAGCTCCGGTCGGTGGACTGGTTCGAACAGAACCCACATTACAGGACGGCGTTCGACCAGCTCATAGACACACGCGATACCACGGCGACACGGGGCGCACAGATCGGTCTGTTCGATACGGTGCGAACGATCATCGAAGACGCAGTCGACAGTATGGATGGGCCCGATTCGGTCCCGGCCGCACTTGATCGACTCGACACACAGGTCACAAAGCAGCTTGAGCGGTACGATTCCGACCGATAG
- the glpK gene encoding glycerol kinase GlpK gives MADTYVGAIDQGTTGTRFMVFDHSGQVVANAYEKHEQIYPEPGWVEHDPVEIWENTQEVVTQGLADAGVGAEQLEALGITNQRETTIVWDKETGKPVHNALVWQDRRTTDRVEEIQEEDKVEWIRGKTGLECDAYFSATKTEWILDNAEPLKMQSSRGADLRERAEDGELLMGTIDAWLIYKLTGNHITDVSNASRTMLYNIHDMEWDDELLEEFGVPESMVPEVRPSSDESLYGHTDADGFLEEEVPVAGALGDQQAAMFGQTCFDKGDAKNTYGTGAFYLMNTGSEAVASDNGLLTTVGFQMSGEPVQYALEGSIFIAGAAIEWLEDVDLINNAAQTAELARSVESTDGVYMVPAFTGLGAPHWDGRARGTIVGMTRGTRKEHIVRATLESIAYQTRDLAEAMEEDSGVEMTTLRVDGGAVKNNFLCQLQSDIIQTDIARPQVDETTALGSAYAAGLAVGYWDTVDELRDNWQVDKEFSPEMDAEKADKMYDRWDDAVDRSRDWAQEE, from the coding sequence ATGGCAGACACATACGTTGGCGCGATCGACCAGGGAACGACCGGGACCCGCTTCATGGTATTCGACCATAGCGGTCAGGTCGTTGCGAACGCCTACGAGAAGCACGAACAGATCTATCCGGAGCCCGGCTGGGTCGAACACGACCCCGTCGAAATCTGGGAGAACACGCAGGAAGTCGTCACGCAGGGGCTCGCTGACGCAGGCGTCGGTGCCGAACAGCTTGAGGCACTCGGCATCACGAACCAGCGTGAGACGACGATCGTCTGGGACAAGGAGACCGGCAAACCGGTCCACAACGCGCTGGTCTGGCAGGACCGCCGAACCACCGACCGCGTCGAAGAGATCCAGGAAGAGGACAAGGTCGAGTGGATCCGGGGGAAGACCGGGCTGGAATGTGACGCCTACTTCTCGGCGACCAAGACCGAATGGATTCTCGACAACGCGGAACCGCTCAAGATGCAGAGCTCGCGCGGTGCTGACCTCCGCGAGCGGGCCGAAGACGGTGAACTCCTGATGGGGACCATCGACGCGTGGCTCATCTACAAGCTCACCGGCAACCACATCACGGACGTCTCGAACGCATCACGGACGATGCTGTACAACATTCACGACATGGAGTGGGACGACGAGCTCCTCGAAGAGTTCGGCGTTCCGGAGTCCATGGTTCCGGAAGTCCGTCCGTCCTCCGATGAGAGCCTGTACGGACACACCGACGCGGACGGCTTCCTCGAAGAGGAAGTCCCCGTTGCGGGTGCGCTGGGCGACCAGCAGGCCGCAATGTTCGGCCAGACCTGCTTCGATAAGGGTGATGCGAAGAACACCTACGGTACCGGCGCGTTCTACCTGATGAACACCGGCTCCGAAGCAGTCGCCTCGGATAACGGTCTGCTGACGACCGTCGGCTTCCAGATGTCCGGTGAGCCCGTCCAGTACGCGCTGGAAGGCTCTATCTTCATCGCCGGCGCGGCCATCGAATGGCTCGAAGACGTCGACCTCATCAACAACGCCGCCCAGACGGCGGAACTGGCCCGCTCGGTTGAATCAACCGACGGTGTCTACATGGTGCCGGCCTTTACGGGTCTCGGCGCTCCGCACTGGGACGGCCGCGCCCGTGGGACGATTGTCGGTATGACTCGCGGAACGCGAAAAGAGCACATCGTGCGTGCGACCCTGGAATCCATCGCGTACCAGACCCGCGACCTCGCGGAGGCGATGGAGGAAGACTCCGGTGTCGAGATGACGACGCTGCGAGTCGACGGTGGCGCAGTCAAGAACAACTTCCTCTGTCAGCTCCAGTCGGACATCATCCAGACCGACATCGCTCGACCGCAGGTCGACGAGACCACCGCGCTGGGCTCGGCCTATGCGGCCGGCCTCGCCGTCGGGTACTGGGACACCGTCGACGAACTCCGGGACAACTGGCAGGTCGACAAAGAGTTCTCACCGGAGATGGACGCCGAGAAGGCAGACAAGATGTACGATCGCTGGGACGACGCCGTCGACCGTTCCCGCGACTGGGCACAGGAGGAATAA
- a CDS encoding Cdc6/Cdc18 family protein → MDIEARIKRRQRRNGEPRLIQDYESISPVVHIEEPADRGPVLERLLDHLDPVFDGQLPPNAYVYGPCGSGKSAVITALFANLEQLPTEQQAIIHTTTRAQPPTSPSFVYVNARETASEFAFYHAVLDALVDDSVPEHGIGTETLKSRLHDLVREQRTGIVIAVDHISEPESIQAPALVDLFAGLPSNVSWLAIGRDDPSTTELTRYTAESISIDRYQRQMLVDVLMTRTSNGLAQQGLDHSQARHIADWADGNAHDALAALFIAAELAEERGQDRITQANVDAAIAEVPDPCVSLGVVLSLPTNRQSVLRELIDLEESERSSVTATTEAIASAQSVDLSAGTVKRFLYEMAESGVVERVEATATNGQGRPPSRVEPRFPPTAFRRLYDLQQ, encoded by the coding sequence ATGGACATCGAAGCGAGAATCAAGCGTCGACAACGCCGGAACGGTGAGCCACGGCTCATTCAGGATTACGAGTCGATCTCACCGGTCGTCCACATAGAGGAGCCGGCTGACCGCGGTCCGGTGCTTGAACGGCTTCTTGACCACCTTGATCCGGTGTTCGACGGGCAGCTGCCGCCGAACGCGTACGTGTACGGCCCCTGTGGTTCAGGGAAGTCCGCAGTTATCACGGCGCTTTTCGCCAATTTAGAACAGCTCCCGACGGAACAACAGGCGATCATCCACACGACGACCCGTGCACAGCCACCGACCTCTCCGTCGTTCGTCTACGTGAACGCCAGAGAGACCGCAAGCGAGTTCGCGTTCTACCACGCGGTTCTGGACGCACTCGTTGACGACTCGGTGCCGGAGCATGGGATCGGGACGGAGACGCTCAAGTCGCGGCTTCATGACCTGGTCCGAGAACAACGCACAGGCATCGTCATTGCAGTCGACCACATCAGCGAACCGGAGAGCATCCAGGCCCCGGCCCTCGTTGACCTGTTTGCTGGCTTACCGAGCAACGTTAGCTGGCTCGCAATCGGTCGCGACGACCCGTCGACGACTGAACTGACGCGGTACACCGCCGAGTCGATCAGTATCGACCGCTATCAGCGGCAGATGCTCGTCGACGTGTTGATGACCAGAACCTCGAACGGGCTGGCCCAGCAGGGACTTGATCACAGTCAGGCGAGGCATATCGCCGACTGGGCGGATGGAAACGCCCACGATGCCCTTGCCGCACTGTTTATCGCTGCAGAACTGGCCGAGGAACGGGGTCAGGACCGAATCACACAGGCTAACGTCGACGCGGCCATCGCGGAGGTGCCCGACCCCTGTGTTTCGTTAGGCGTCGTCCTCTCTCTGCCGACGAACCGACAGAGCGTTCTCAGGGAACTCATCGACTTAGAGGAGAGCGAACGCTCCTCGGTAACGGCAACGACGGAGGCGATTGCGTCGGCACAATCAGTCGATCTCTCGGCCGGGACCGTCAAGCGTTTTCTCTACGAGATGGCCGAGTCCGGTGTCGTCGAACGTGTCGAGGCGACGGCCACCAACGGTCAGGGACGCCCGCCGAGTCGTGTCGAGCCGCGGTTCCCGCCGACGGCCTTCCGGCGGCTGTACGACCTGCAACAGTAG